In Mycobacterium sp. JS623, one genomic interval encodes:
- a CDS encoding peptidylprolyl isomerase, giving the protein MTTPPPYGPYPPPPGPYAGSYGYPGYPGYPRPPTTNALAIASLVCAFVFAPLGIIFGHISLSQIRKTGEEGRGLAIAGLVISYLITVFTVVAVALSVVFFVTVANELDRLNGLSTAPSVTAAPSPTVDNTLPPFNPPKTLGSNCQYPATTEPGSKPVKPPQNGRIATDPALIRATVTTTQGTIGLELTNSKTPCTVNNFTSLAKQGFFDNTKCHRLTTSAELGVLQCGDPTGTSTGGPGYRFPNEYPTNQYRLTDPALKVPVTYPRGTLAMANSGPGTNGSQFFLVYKDSQLSPTYTVFGTIDSAGLATLDKVAAGGVADGTEDGKPVVDATIKSVQIG; this is encoded by the coding sequence GCCGACCACCAATGCGCTGGCGATCGCGTCGTTGGTATGCGCGTTCGTGTTCGCGCCGCTGGGCATCATCTTCGGGCATATTTCGCTGTCGCAGATCCGCAAGACCGGCGAGGAGGGCCGCGGCCTAGCCATCGCGGGATTGGTGATCAGCTACCTGATCACCGTGTTCACTGTCGTGGCGGTGGCGCTGAGCGTGGTGTTCTTCGTGACCGTCGCCAATGAGCTCGACCGGCTGAACGGCCTGTCCACCGCGCCCTCGGTCACCGCAGCGCCCTCGCCGACGGTCGACAACACCCTGCCGCCGTTCAACCCGCCGAAGACGCTGGGCTCCAACTGCCAATACCCGGCGACGACGGAGCCGGGGAGCAAGCCCGTCAAGCCGCCGCAGAACGGCCGGATCGCGACCGACCCCGCGCTCATCCGCGCGACCGTCACCACGACCCAGGGCACGATCGGGCTGGAGTTGACCAACAGCAAGACGCCGTGCACCGTTAACAACTTCACGAGCCTGGCCAAGCAGGGCTTCTTCGACAACACCAAGTGCCACCGGCTGACCACATCGGCCGAACTCGGTGTGCTGCAGTGCGGCGATCCGACCGGCACCAGCACAGGCGGGCCTGGCTACCGGTTTCCAAACGAATACCCGACCAACCAGTACCGGCTGACCGATCCAGCGTTGAAGGTGCCGGTGACCTATCCGCGCGGCACTTTGGCGATGGCCAACTCCGGGCCGGGCACCAATGGCAGCCAGTTCTTCTTGGTGTACAAGGACTCTCAGCTGTCGCCGACCTACACCGTGTTCGGCACGATCGACAGCGCCGGGTTGGCGACGTTGGACAAGGTCGCCGCGGGCGGCGTCGCCGACGGAACTGAGGACGGCAAGCCTGTCGTCGACGCGACGATCAAGTCAGTACAGATCGGCTAG
- a CDS encoding ABC transporter substrate-binding protein, whose protein sequence is MPVGSRSVIPAAVLSLVGGLGLAACAAGPADSVNYAVDGTLVTYNTNTVAGAASGGPQAFARVLTGFNYHGPDGQIVGDHDFGTISVVGRAPLVLDYEISANAVYSDGKPITCDDMVLAWAAQAGRLPDFDAASRAGYSDIASVDCAPGQKKARVTFAQDRGFVDFGQLFAATSMMPSHVIADELGIDVTTALLNNDGPTAERIAQVWNNTWNLDPGHFDAKRFPSSGPYKIDAVNKDGSVVLVANDKWWGAKPVTKKVTVWPRGADIQDKLNQRAYDVVDVAAGSSGTLNLPDDYVRTDSPSAGIEQLIFAPQGPLAGPPARRALAFCTPRDVIAKNATVPIANARLNPTAEDAYAAAEGADQSGQFAVANPDAARAAINNRPMTVRIGYQSPNARLAATVGAIAKACAPAGITVQDAASDSTGPLSLRDNKIDVLIASTGGATGSGSTGSSAMDAYDLHTGNGNNLSSYSNERVDGIIASLAVTSDPKELARLLGEGGSILWADMPTLPLYRQQRTLLTSKQMYAVSSNPTRWGAGWNMDRWKLSK, encoded by the coding sequence ATGCCAGTCGGGAGCCGGAGCGTTATCCCCGCGGCCGTGCTGTCGCTGGTCGGTGGGCTGGGACTGGCGGCATGCGCGGCCGGTCCCGCCGACAGCGTGAACTACGCCGTTGACGGCACGCTGGTCACCTACAACACGAACACCGTCGCGGGCGCCGCATCGGGGGGGCCGCAGGCCTTCGCCCGCGTGCTAACCGGTTTCAACTACCACGGACCCGACGGCCAGATCGTCGGCGACCACGATTTCGGCACCATCTCGGTGGTCGGGCGGGCGCCGCTGGTACTCGACTACGAGATCAGCGCCAATGCGGTGTACTCCGACGGCAAGCCGATCACTTGTGACGACATGGTGCTGGCGTGGGCCGCCCAGGCGGGCCGGCTGCCGGACTTCGACGCGGCCAGCCGTGCCGGTTACAGCGACATCGCCTCCGTCGACTGTGCGCCCGGACAGAAGAAGGCGCGGGTGACGTTCGCGCAGGACCGCGGGTTCGTCGACTTCGGCCAGCTGTTCGCCGCGACGTCGATGATGCCGTCACACGTCATCGCCGACGAGCTGGGAATCGACGTCACCACCGCACTGCTCAACAACGACGGCCCGACCGCCGAGCGCATCGCGCAGGTATGGAACAACACCTGGAACCTGGACCCCGGGCACTTCGACGCCAAGCGCTTCCCGTCGTCGGGGCCCTACAAGATCGACGCAGTCAACAAGGACGGCTCGGTCGTGCTGGTCGCCAACGACAAGTGGTGGGGCGCCAAGCCCGTCACCAAGAAGGTCACGGTGTGGCCGCGCGGCGCCGACATCCAGGACAAGCTCAATCAGCGCGCCTACGACGTGGTCGACGTGGCGGCCGGATCGTCGGGAACGCTGAATCTGCCCGACGACTACGTACGCACCGACTCGCCGTCGGCGGGTATCGAGCAGCTCATCTTCGCCCCGCAGGGGCCGTTGGCCGGCCCGCCCGCGCGTCGCGCGCTTGCGTTCTGCACGCCGCGCGACGTGATCGCCAAAAACGCGACGGTGCCGATCGCCAACGCCCGGCTCAACCCCACTGCCGAGGATGCCTATGCCGCGGCGGAGGGTGCCGACCAGTCCGGGCAGTTCGCGGTCGCCAACCCCGACGCCGCCCGCGCCGCGATCAACAACCGGCCGATGACCGTGCGCATCGGCTATCAGAGCCCGAACGCGCGACTGGCGGCTACCGTCGGTGCGATCGCCAAGGCATGCGCGCCCGCCGGTATCACCGTGCAGGACGCGGCGTCGGATTCCACCGGCCCACTGAGCCTGCGCGACAACAAGATTGACGTGTTGATCGCGAGCACCGGCGGCGCCACGGGAAGCGGGTCGACGGGCTCATCGGCGATGGACGCCTACGACCTGCACACCGGCAACGGCAACAACCTGTCGAGCTACTCCAACGAACGCGTCGACGGAATCATCGCGTCGCTGGCGGTGACCTCCGACCCGAAAGAGCTTGCGCGACTGCTCGGTGAGGGCGGATCGATCCTGTGGGCCGACATGCCGACGCTGCCGCTCTACCGTCAACAGCGCACACTGCTCACATCGAAGCAGATGTACGCGGTGAGCAGCAATCCGACTCGATGGGGCGCGGGGTGGAACATGGACCGCTGGAAGCTGTCGAAATGA
- the secF gene encoding protein translocase subunit SecF has product MAAKHSSDVTDSNAVEAPDLEAAAANAPRHGFFVRLYTGTGAFEVIGRRKLWYTVSGLIVAVALASILLRGFTFGIDFEGGTKVSMPVAGQTGTVSTQQVEDVFSKTLGKAPESVVMVGSGGSATMQIRSETLTNEETEKLRNALFDAFHPKGADGQVSKRAISDSAVSASWGGQITKKALIALVVFLVLAAIYITVRYERYMAMSALATLVFDLVTTAGVYSIVGFEVTPATVIGLLTILGFSLYDTVIVFDKVEENTHGFEHTTRRTFAEQANLAVNQTFMRSINTSLISVLPIVSLMVIAVWLLGVGTLMDLALVQLVGIIVGTYSSIFFATPLLVSLRERTDLVRTHTRRVLNRRKPTKATEVVQDAEPEEAAVAAKPAPEKPAPGSRPVRPTATRTGRPSGKRNTRR; this is encoded by the coding sequence ATGGCGGCCAAGCATTCATCCGACGTGACCGATTCCAATGCGGTCGAGGCACCCGACCTCGAAGCCGCCGCGGCCAATGCGCCCAGGCACGGCTTCTTCGTTCGCCTCTATACCGGCACAGGCGCATTCGAGGTCATCGGGCGCCGCAAGCTCTGGTACACGGTCAGCGGCCTCATCGTGGCGGTGGCCCTCGCGAGCATCCTGTTGCGCGGCTTCACCTTTGGCATCGACTTCGAGGGCGGCACAAAGGTGTCGATGCCGGTCGCAGGCCAGACCGGCACGGTCAGCACCCAGCAGGTCGAGGACGTGTTCAGCAAGACGCTGGGCAAGGCCCCCGAATCGGTGGTGATGGTGGGCAGCGGTGGTTCGGCGACCATGCAGATCCGTTCGGAAACGCTGACCAACGAGGAGACCGAGAAACTGCGCAATGCGCTGTTCGACGCGTTCCACCCCAAGGGTGCCGACGGGCAGGTGTCGAAACGGGCGATCAGTGACTCGGCGGTGTCGGCGTCGTGGGGTGGACAGATCACCAAGAAGGCGCTGATCGCCCTGGTGGTCTTCCTGGTGCTCGCCGCCATCTACATCACCGTGCGCTACGAGCGCTACATGGCGATGTCGGCGCTGGCGACGCTCGTGTTCGACTTGGTGACCACAGCGGGCGTCTATTCGATCGTCGGGTTCGAGGTCACGCCTGCAACGGTGATCGGCCTGCTGACCATCCTCGGCTTCTCGCTGTACGACACCGTCATCGTCTTCGACAAGGTCGAGGAAAACACCCACGGCTTCGAACACACCACGCGGCGCACGTTCGCAGAACAAGCGAACCTCGCGGTCAACCAGACCTTCATGCGGTCGATCAACACCAGCCTGATCTCGGTGCTGCCGATTGTGTCGCTGATGGTGATAGCGGTGTGGTTGCTCGGCGTCGGCACGCTGATGGATTTGGCGTTGGTGCAGCTGGTCGGCATCATCGTCGGCACGTACTCCTCGATCTTCTTCGCGACTCCGCTTCTGGTGTCGCTGCGTGAGCGCACCGATCTGGTCCGCACACACACCCGGCGGGTGCTCAACCGGCGCAAGCCGACCAAGGCCACCGAGGTCGTGCAGGATGCCGAGCCTGAGGAGGCGGCGGTGGCCGCCAAGCCGGCACCAGAGAAACCCGCGCCTGGCTCGCGGCCCGTTCGGCCGACCGCCACCCGGACCGGACGCCCGTCGGGTAAGCGAAACACTCGGCGGTAA
- a CDS encoding DUF4333 domain-containing protein: protein MRTALVVLVASLAMLLAGCGSTIKPEGAAQSVVDLVSKQTGFKPNDVKCPSGVDAQVGKEFQCHFTGPEGKDYTAQMKVTKVEGENVEFYIKTAPSK, encoded by the coding sequence ATGCGCACTGCGTTGGTGGTTCTGGTTGCTTCGCTGGCGATGCTCTTGGCCGGTTGTGGTTCGACGATCAAGCCCGAGGGGGCGGCGCAATCCGTCGTCGACCTGGTGTCAAAGCAGACCGGCTTCAAGCCGAACGACGTCAAGTGCCCGTCGGGCGTCGACGCCCAGGTCGGCAAGGAATTCCAGTGTCACTTCACCGGACCCGAGGGCAAGGACTACACCGCCCAGATGAAGGTCACCAAGGTCGAGGGCGAAAACGTCGAGTTCTACATCAAGACCGCGCCCAGCAAGTAA
- a CDS encoding RelA/SpoT family protein, with protein MADDPGTGQAVQAPPGASLPETQPLEIPKVSTSASRRVRARLARRMTAQRSAVNPVLEPLVAVHKGFVPKANLALLQKAYEVAEERHADQMRRSGDPYITHPLAVANILAELGMDTTTLVAALLHDTVEDTGYTMEQLTADFGEEVAHLVDGVTKLDRVALGTAADAETIRKMIIAMARDGRVLVIKVADRLHNMRTMRFLPPEKQARKARETLEVIAPLAHRLGMATVKWELEDLSFAILHPKKYEEIVRLVADRAPSRDTYLAKVRDEITSTLNASKINADVEGRPKHYWSIYQKMIVKGRDFDDIHDLVGVRILCDEIRDCYAAVGVVHSLWQPMPGRFKDYIAQPRYGVYQSLHTTVVGPEGKPLEVQIRTRDMHTTAEYGIAAHWRYKETKGRNAPHPHAAAEIDDMAWMRQLLDWQREAADPGEFLEALRYDLAVQEIFVFTPKGDLITLPTGSTPVDFAYAVHTEVGHRCIGARVNGRLVALERKLENGEVVEVFTSKAPNAGPSRDWQTFVVSPRAKAKIRQWFAKERREEALESGKDAIAREVRRSGLPLQRLMNAESMAALARELRYTDVSALYTAVGEGHVSARHVVQRLVAQLGGADEAADELAERSTPTTMVVRQRSTDDVGVSVPGAPGVLSKLAKCCTPVPGDNIMGFVTRGGGVSVHRTDCTNATSLQQQSERIIDVQWAPSPSSVFLVAIQVEALDRHRLLSDVTRVLADEKVNILSASVTTSDDRVAISRFTFEMGDPKHLGHLLNVVRNVEGVYDVYRVTSAA; from the coding sequence ATGGCTGACGATCCCGGCACGGGACAAGCCGTGCAGGCACCTCCTGGAGCTTCGTTGCCCGAGACGCAGCCGCTGGAGATCCCCAAAGTTTCGACCAGTGCGTCGCGGCGCGTGCGCGCCCGGCTGGCCCGCCGGATGACCGCGCAGCGCAGTGCCGTCAACCCGGTGCTCGAGCCGCTGGTCGCTGTGCACAAGGGGTTCGTCCCCAAGGCCAATTTGGCGCTGCTGCAGAAGGCATATGAGGTCGCCGAGGAGCGACATGCCGACCAGATGCGTCGCTCCGGCGATCCGTACATCACCCATCCGCTGGCCGTCGCCAACATCCTGGCCGAGCTCGGCATGGACACCACCACGCTGGTCGCCGCGCTGCTGCACGACACCGTCGAGGACACCGGCTACACGATGGAACAGCTGACCGCCGACTTCGGTGAGGAGGTGGCGCATCTGGTCGACGGCGTCACCAAGCTGGACCGGGTGGCGCTCGGCACCGCAGCTGACGCCGAGACGATCCGCAAGATGATCATCGCGATGGCTCGCGACGGCCGAGTGTTGGTGATCAAGGTCGCCGACCGGCTGCACAACATGCGCACCATGCGTTTCCTGCCGCCGGAGAAGCAGGCCCGCAAGGCCCGCGAGACGCTGGAAGTCATTGCGCCACTGGCACATCGGCTGGGTATGGCCACGGTGAAGTGGGAGCTCGAGGACCTGTCGTTTGCGATCCTGCACCCGAAGAAGTACGAAGAGATCGTTCGGTTGGTCGCCGACCGGGCGCCGTCGCGCGACACCTATCTCGCGAAGGTGCGTGACGAGATCACCTCCACGCTCAACGCGTCGAAGATCAACGCGGACGTGGAGGGTCGCCCGAAGCACTACTGGTCGATCTACCAGAAGATGATCGTCAAGGGCCGCGACTTCGACGACATCCATGACCTGGTCGGTGTGCGCATCCTGTGCGACGAGATCCGCGACTGTTATGCCGCTGTGGGCGTGGTGCATTCGCTGTGGCAACCGATGCCCGGGCGATTCAAGGATTACATCGCCCAACCGCGCTACGGGGTCTATCAGTCGTTGCACACCACCGTCGTGGGGCCTGAGGGCAAGCCACTGGAAGTGCAGATCCGCACCCGCGATATGCACACCACCGCCGAGTACGGCATCGCGGCGCACTGGCGATACAAGGAAACCAAGGGCCGCAACGCCCCTCATCCGCACGCCGCCGCCGAGATCGACGATATGGCGTGGATGCGTCAGCTGCTCGACTGGCAGCGGGAGGCTGCGGACCCCGGCGAGTTCCTCGAGGCACTGCGTTACGACCTTGCGGTGCAAGAGATCTTCGTGTTCACCCCCAAGGGCGATCTGATCACGCTGCCGACGGGCTCGACTCCCGTCGACTTCGCCTACGCCGTGCACACCGAGGTTGGCCACCGCTGCATCGGCGCCAGGGTCAACGGCAGGTTGGTCGCGCTCGAGCGCAAGCTCGAAAACGGGGAAGTGGTCGAGGTTTTCACGTCCAAGGCGCCGAACGCAGGCCCGTCGCGGGACTGGCAGACGTTCGTGGTGTCGCCGCGTGCGAAGGCCAAGATTCGGCAATGGTTCGCCAAGGAACGTCGCGAAGAGGCGCTGGAGTCGGGTAAAGACGCCATCGCGCGTGAGGTCCGCCGTAGCGGACTTCCGTTGCAGCGGTTGATGAATGCCGAGTCGATGGCGGCGCTGGCGCGCGAACTGCGCTACACCGATGTGTCCGCCCTCTACACCGCGGTGGGCGAAGGCCACGTCTCGGCCCGGCACGTCGTGCAGCGGCTGGTGGCCCAGCTCGGCGGCGCCGACGAAGCCGCCGACGAGCTCGCCGAACGCTCGACACCGACGACCATGGTGGTGCGGCAACGCAGCACCGACGATGTCGGCGTGTCGGTGCCAGGCGCTCCCGGCGTGCTGTCGAAGCTGGCCAAGTGCTGCACACCCGTGCCCGGCGACAACATCATGGGATTCGTCACGCGCGGCGGCGGCGTCAGCGTGCACCGCACCGACTGCACGAATGCCACGTCGCTGCAACAACAGTCGGAGCGGATCATCGACGTGCAGTGGGCGCCGTCGCCGTCGTCGGTGTTCCTCGTCGCCATTCAAGTGGAGGCGCTCGATCGGCATCGGTTGTTGTCGGACGTCACGCGCGTGCTGGCCGACGAAAAGGTCAACATCCTGTCGGCATCGGTGACGACGTCCGACGATCGCGTGGCCATCAGCCGGTTCACTTTCGAAATGGGCGACCCGAAGCATTTGGGTCACTTGCTCAACGTGGTGCGCAATGTGGAGGGCGTCTACGACGTCTACCGGGTGACTTCTGCCGCATAG
- a CDS encoding adenine phosphoribosyltransferase — MTTEISRLVASLTREVPDFPEPGVQFKDLTPLLADARGLDAVADALADVARGVDLVAGVDARGFLLGGAVAIKLGIGVLAVRKGGKLPPPVIGETYNLEYGTATLEVPADGIELAGRNIAIIDDVLATGGTVAATAKLLRLAGANVTGAAVVLELAALGGRDLLKPLAVSSLHTV; from the coding sequence ATGACGACCGAGATCTCGCGGCTGGTTGCGTCGTTGACGCGCGAGGTGCCCGATTTTCCCGAGCCCGGTGTCCAATTCAAGGACCTGACCCCGTTGCTGGCCGACGCTCGTGGCCTCGACGCGGTGGCCGACGCGCTGGCAGACGTCGCAAGGGGAGTGGACCTGGTGGCCGGCGTGGACGCACGGGGCTTCCTGCTCGGCGGCGCCGTCGCGATCAAGCTGGGCATCGGCGTGCTGGCAGTCCGCAAGGGCGGCAAACTGCCACCGCCGGTGATCGGCGAGACCTACAACCTGGAATACGGCACGGCCACGCTGGAGGTTCCCGCCGACGGCATCGAGTTGGCAGGCCGGAACATCGCGATCATCGACGACGTTTTAGCTACCGGCGGCACGGTGGCGGCCACGGCCAAGCTGCTTCGGCTTGCCGGAGCGAACGTCACCGGCGCAGCAGTGGTTCTCGAGCTTGCTGCCCTCGGTGGCCGCGACCTGCTCAAACCGTTGGCCGTCAGCAGCTTGCACACGGTGTGA